One window from the genome of Nitrospirota bacterium encodes:
- a CDS encoding AAA family ATPase, producing the protein MAYVIAFAGKGGTGKTSIAALTVRYLKEKRRGPILAVDADSNACLNEALGVEIHATIGGLREDSLAAVRGGGDRPGGMSMEQLFDYQVQQSLIEAGGFDLMVMGRPEGPGCYCAANNIIRKYTDKLSEQYPYVVIDNEAGMEHLSRRTTHAVDLLVAVSDPTVKGIQTVKRILALVEDLKLEVDRRAVLINRVSGPEADGQLRRYAQGIGVSVSSIIPQDDRIFEFDLEGRPIMHLPPESTALQAVFTFLDGLEIP; encoded by the coding sequence ATGGCTTACGTGATAGCTTTTGCCGGCAAGGGCGGCACCGGAAAGACGAGCATCGCCGCCCTGACGGTGCGATACCTCAAGGAGAAGCGCCGCGGCCCCATCCTGGCCGTGGATGCCGACAGCAACGCCTGCCTCAACGAGGCCCTGGGGGTGGAAATCCACGCCACCATCGGAGGGCTGAGGGAAGACTCCCTCGCCGCGGTCCGGGGCGGGGGGGACAGGCCCGGCGGCATGAGCATGGAGCAGCTCTTCGACTACCAGGTGCAGCAGTCCCTCATCGAAGCCGGGGGCTTCGACCTCATGGTGATGGGACGCCCCGAGGGCCCCGGCTGCTACTGCGCCGCGAACAACATCATCCGGAAATACACCGACAAGCTCTCCGAGCAGTATCCCTACGTGGTCATCGACAACGAGGCGGGCATGGAGCACCTCTCGCGGAGGACCACCCACGCCGTCGACCTCCTCGTGGCGGTAAGCGACCCCACCGTAAAAGGCATACAGACGGTCAAGCGCATCCTTGCACTGGTGGAGGACCTCAAACTCGAGGTCGACCGCCGCGCGGTGCTCATCAACAGGGTCTCGGGGCCGGAGGCCGATGGGCAGCTGAGGCGCTACGCCCAGGGCATCGGCGTTTCCGTCTCGAGCATTATCCCCCAGGACGACCGTATCTTCGAGTTCGACCTCGAGGGCAGGCCTATCATGCATCTGCCCCCGGAGTCCACGGCTCTCCAGGCCGTCTTCACTTTTCTGGACGGGCTCGAAATTCCCTGA
- a CDS encoding TlyA family RNA methyltransferase, producing MKKRLDVLLVERGLAETRRKAQALVMEGRVLVDRGPVRKAGAQVPETAAVEVMGEEVPYVSRGGLKLQAAAQEFGIDFTDKVAMDVGASTGGFTDYMLQAGAKRVYAVDVGYGQLHWKLRQDPRVVLVERSNIRYLERDRIGEPVDAATVDVSFISLRLVVPRVMEFLKPGGEVVALVKPQFEVGKGEVGKGGIVRDEEKRRAAVEAVRSSLEAAGLRVRGVMESPLRGQKGNVEYLLYGVKED from the coding sequence ATGAAGAAGCGGCTCGACGTGCTGCTTGTGGAAAGGGGGCTCGCAGAGACGAGACGGAAAGCCCAGGCCCTTGTCATGGAAGGCAGAGTCCTCGTGGACCGCGGGCCGGTCAGGAAAGCCGGCGCACAGGTCCCGGAGACGGCGGCCGTGGAGGTCATGGGCGAGGAGGTCCCCTACGTAAGCAGGGGAGGGCTCAAGCTCCAGGCCGCGGCACAGGAGTTCGGGATTGACTTCACTGACAAGGTGGCCATGGACGTCGGGGCCTCGACGGGCGGCTTCACGGACTACATGCTTCAGGCGGGGGCCAAGCGGGTCTATGCCGTGGACGTGGGCTACGGGCAGCTGCACTGGAAGCTCAGGCAGGATCCCCGGGTGGTGCTCGTGGAGAGGAGCAATATACGGTACCTCGAGAGGGACCGGATTGGGGAGCCGGTGGACGCGGCCACGGTGGACGTCTCTTTCATCTCCCTGCGGCTGGTCGTTCCCCGGGTCATGGAGTTTCTCAAGCCCGGAGGCGAGGTGGTGGCCCTGGTGAAGCCGCAGTTCGAGGTCGGCAAAGGCGAGGTGGGCAAGGGGGGCATCGTCAGGGACGAAGAGAAGAGGAGAGCGGCGGTGGAGGCGGTACGGTCGTCCCTGGAGGCTGCCGGTCTTCGGGTCCGGGGGGTGATGGAATCGCCCCTCCGGGGCCAGAAGGGCAACGTGGAATATCTTCTCTACGGCGTGAAGGAGGATTGA
- the thyX gene encoding FAD-dependent thymidylate synthase, giving the protein MKQAKQKVILLRHTPNPEESVALAAKLCYSAVDIGELKNRIQRNDQRSFVKKLMDMGHMTPVEHASFTFAVEGISRACSHQLVRHRLASYSQQSQRYVSEEAGFDYVVPPSIGRDPELKKHFKHFMSTAQDAYNTLVRKLNERGVTGESANQDARFVLPNAAETKIVLTMNARELLHFFRLRCCNRAQWEIRELAEKMLALAKRAAPVIFEKAGPGCLYAPCPEGAYSCGKVREVRAKYGVSAASRAAARGRKAP; this is encoded by the coding sequence ATGAAGCAAGCGAAGCAGAAGGTCATCCTTCTCAGGCATACGCCGAATCCGGAAGAAAGCGTGGCCCTGGCCGCCAAGCTCTGCTACAGCGCCGTGGACATCGGCGAGCTGAAAAACAGGATTCAGCGGAACGACCAGCGGTCTTTCGTCAAGAAGCTCATGGACATGGGACACATGACCCCCGTGGAGCACGCCTCCTTCACCTTCGCCGTGGAGGGCATCTCCCGGGCCTGCTCGCACCAGCTCGTGCGCCACAGGCTGGCCTCCTACTCGCAGCAATCGCAGCGCTACGTGAGCGAGGAGGCCGGGTTCGACTATGTCGTTCCGCCCTCCATAGGCCGGGACCCGGAGCTCAAGAAACATTTCAAGCATTTCATGAGCACGGCCCAGGACGCCTATAACACGCTGGTACGGAAGCTCAACGAGCGGGGCGTCACGGGGGAATCGGCCAACCAGGACGCCCGCTTCGTCCTTCCCAACGCCGCGGAGACGAAGATCGTCCTCACCATGAACGCCAGGGAGCTCCTGCACTTCTTCCGGCTGCGCTGCTGCAACCGCGCGCAGTGGGAGATTCGGGAGCTTGCCGAAAAGATGCTCGCCCTGGCCAAGCGGGCCGCGCCGGTCATCTTCGAGAAGGCGGGGCCGGGCTGCCTCTACGCCCCCTGTCCCGAGGGCGCGTACTCCTGCGGAAAGGTGCGCGAGGTCAGGGCCAAATACGGCGTCTCCGCCGCGTCCAGGGCGGCGGCCAGGGGACGCAAGGCCCCCTAA
- the panB gene encoding 3-methyl-2-oxobutanoate hydroxymethyltransferase translates to MAKRTVSELVGMKASGEKITLITAYDYPFARIAAEAGVDGLVVGDSLGMVVQGLENTLPVTMEEMLYHTRMVARGAGDALVIGDMPYMSYQASVAEGVRNAGRFIKEAGASAIKLEGGAEAVEHIRAMTRSEIPVMAHIGLTPQAIHRMGGYKVQGRSDAARERLVEEAHMVEDAGAFALVLEAIPMGLAEKITREVAIPTIGIGAGPHCDGQVLVLHDVLGLFERFVPRFVKRYANLREEALQAIGRYRNEVASGAFPAEEQSFQ, encoded by the coding sequence ATGGCGAAACGGACCGTCTCAGAGCTTGTCGGGATGAAGGCTTCGGGGGAAAAAATAACCCTCATCACCGCCTACGACTACCCTTTCGCGCGGATAGCGGCCGAGGCCGGGGTGGACGGCCTTGTGGTGGGCGATTCCCTGGGGATGGTCGTCCAGGGCCTTGAGAATACCCTTCCCGTGACCATGGAGGAGATGCTCTACCACACGCGCATGGTGGCCCGCGGAGCGGGGGACGCGCTGGTCATCGGCGACATGCCCTACATGTCCTATCAGGCGAGCGTGGCCGAGGGCGTGCGCAACGCGGGGCGCTTCATCAAGGAGGCCGGCGCCTCGGCCATAAAGCTCGAAGGGGGAGCCGAAGCGGTGGAGCACATACGGGCCATGACCCGCTCGGAGATACCCGTGATGGCCCACATAGGGCTTACCCCCCAGGCCATCCACCGCATGGGCGGCTACAAGGTGCAGGGGCGCTCCGACGCGGCCCGGGAAAGGCTCGTCGAGGAGGCCCACATGGTGGAGGACGCCGGAGCTTTCGCCCTGGTGCTGGAGGCCATACCCATGGGCCTCGCCGAAAAGATAACGCGGGAGGTCGCCATCCCCACCATCGGCATAGGGGCCGGGCCTCACTGCGACGGACAGGTGCTGGTCCTGCACGACGTGCTCGGGCTCTTCGAGAGGTTTGTCCCCCGCTTCGTCAAGCGGTATGCCAACCTCAGGGAGGAGGCCCTTCAGGCCATCGGGCGCTACAGGAACGAAGTGGCCTCGGGAGCCTTCCCCGCAGAAGAGCAGAGCTTCCAGTAA
- a CDS encoding TusE/DsrC/DsvC family sulfur relay protein → MPEIEYDGGKVKVDAEGYLVNFDDWNEDVARALAKREGIGELSADRLDILKFIRQYYTDYGSYPVFGAVCLNVMQPKDCVTKKFMNPIQAWRVAGIPNPGKEVETYLHHEVV, encoded by the coding sequence ATGCCCGAGATCGAGTATGATGGCGGGAAGGTCAAGGTGGACGCGGAGGGATACCTCGTGAATTTCGACGACTGGAACGAGGACGTCGCCCGGGCCCTGGCCAAGCGGGAAGGGATTGGAGAACTGAGCGCGGACAGGTTGGACATCCTGAAGTTCATCCGGCAGTACTATACTGACTATGGCTCCTATCCGGTCTTCGGCGCCGTCTGCCTGAACGTCATGCAGCCGAAGGATTGCGTCACCAAGAAGTTCATGAACCCCATACAGGCATGGAGGGTAGCGGGCATCCCCAACCCGGGCAAGGAAGTGGAGACCTACCTCCACCACGAAGTCGTCTAG